The Salinibacterium sp. M195 genome includes a window with the following:
- a CDS encoding dihydrofolate reductase family protein has product MPRIVFETAATLNGFIADEENSLDWLFAVVSDEQPPVAPNATVQVEGSTTYEWVLEHENLMANPQKWAEYFGEKPTFVFTRRDLPVPEGADVRFVRGAVADALPTIREAAGDGDIWIVGGGDLAAQFLDAGALDEISVSFAPATVTGGAPLFPRGLNADRLRLKSAKAVGQFAHLVFDVLPPN; this is encoded by the coding sequence ATGCCCCGCATCGTTTTTGAAACCGCAGCCACGCTTAATGGCTTTATTGCTGATGAAGAAAACTCGCTTGACTGGCTGTTCGCGGTTGTCAGCGACGAACAGCCACCCGTTGCACCAAACGCGACAGTCCAGGTCGAGGGCTCAACCACTTATGAGTGGGTGCTCGAGCATGAGAATCTGATGGCCAACCCGCAGAAGTGGGCCGAATACTTCGGCGAGAAGCCGACCTTCGTCTTTACCCGTCGCGACCTCCCCGTTCCCGAAGGGGCGGATGTTCGTTTCGTTCGCGGAGCGGTAGCGGATGCCCTGCCCACGATTCGCGAGGCTGCGGGTGACGGCGACATCTGGATCGTCGGCGGGGGAGACCTAGCAGCGCAGTTTTTGGATGCCGGCGCGCTCGACGAGATTTCGGTCTCGTTCGCACCGGCCACGGTAACGGGCGGTGCTCCACTATTTCCGCGGGGGTTGAATGCGGATCGTCTGCGCCTAAAGTCGGCGAAGGCTGTCGGCCAATTCGCTCATCTAGTTTTTGACGTGTTGCCGCCGAACTAG